A window of Tissierellales bacterium genomic DNA:
ATCAGCTAATAACTTTGATAAATATATCAACAATGAAATCAAATTTCTAGATGAGTACAAATGGATTAATGATTGTGGCAGCAAGTCTAGAAAGAAAGCTATATGTAATGCAGAGTTATCATATAAGAAATTCTTTAAAGGTGAAGCAGGCTTCCCTAGATTTAAGAAAAAGGGCAAGTCTAAAGTCGGTTTATATTTTCCAAAGAATAACAAAA
This region includes:
- a CDS encoding helix-turn-helix domain-containing protein, which gives rise to MKRLQRAYKVELKPTKKQIQKINQSLGICRWLYNAYLAKNQSLYQNFKEGNLDKKKAFISANNFDKYINNEIKFLDEYKWINDCGSKSRKKAICNAELSYKKFFKGEAGFPRFKKKGKSKVGLYFPKNNK